Proteins from a single region of Megachile rotundata isolate GNS110a chromosome 7, iyMegRotu1, whole genome shotgun sequence:
- the Sap-r gene encoding prosaposin, with protein sequence MKIYIALCAILAVCTARVVINAYDPSDLHLLGAEECTWGPSYWCENIKTAAGCNATKHCIKTTWKDMEVPEDNDSVCTICKDMVQQARDQLESNQTQEDLKAVFEGSCKLIHIKPIVHECITIVDQYIPDLVETLASQMNPSVVCSVSGLCNSAHIDQLLSEHEQSKSKIDKVKARSLEKDELEPDECSKCYTVATHMEQKIHQTPRDKMLKHMFHLCGELSTFSDACSATVLTYFNTIYNHLQENFNAPNICHLSGQCSDKFHKHEDINKTLNVEIRPLSSVGMVDVSDDLPCKLCEQLVGHLRDLLVANTTEAEFQVVLEGLCKQTKSFSSECTAIVDEYYPQIYEYLTKELDSNFICQMSGICPGPDKSVEDAPIWPLVPKSAAKIGVRIFQSENKDLETDKQSAELSKSEVESMQLPIERLIPFPLSEVSLDVTGTEKCALCEYILHYIQDKMTNPVTEDKVKDTLKKVCKRLPESIKDQCTEFVDTYGDAVVAILVQEIDPSQVCPMLRLCPSEKLIKFWNNIPKKFTLEEEVQNKPNCPLCLLAVSQIYNVIKNNKTEANIQTELNKLCSHLPNSLSQECESFVQGYSKELIELLLADLTPQEICVYFKLCDPSKNHDPSSEFVTDKDGEIMTNEIPDTSVAPVADKSTFCVVCEFAMHYVDKALGNEKEKSKVEKAVHTVCNHLPKTISRECNQFVVKYGDAVIDIITKDVSPKQVCTMMGLCSVFEKRVKAYVTECAVCKSIISVIDELMDDSKYDNNIEQAVSKACKYVPANKQHKCVSLMDIYERSIVNLLTRNETMHTVCNKIALCAPNDFTAAVSLETSRIKRSYEKNRIKHCTWGPVYWCSTNETARECKAVEHCKENVWKADFAPPKQITLSEAEPNI encoded by the exons ATGAAGATTTACATCGCGCTCTGCGCGATTCTTGCTG TATGTACAGCAAGAGTAGTAATTAATGCTTATGATCCATCTGATCTTCACCTTTTGGGGGCTGAAGAATGTACATGGGGACCTTCGTATTGGTGTGAAAACATTAa AACAGCTGCAGGATGTAATGCAACAAAACACTGTATTAAAACAACATGGAAAGATATGGAAGTGCCAGAAGATAATGACAGTGTTTGTACCATTTGCAAAGATATGGTTCAACAAGCTCGTGATCAGCTAGAAAGCAATCAAACACAGGAAGATTTAAAAGCAGTTTTTGAAGGAAGCTGTAAATTGATACATATAAAACCAATTGTACACGAATGTATAACAATTGTAGATCAATATATTCCCGATCTTGTTGAAACATTAGCATCGCAAATGAATCCATCTGTTGTTTGTTCTGTTTCTGGACTTTGTAATTCTGCTCACATAGATCAACTTCTATCAGAGCATGAACAATCTAAATCAAAG ATTGACAAAGTAAAGGCTCGTTCTTTGGAAAAAGATGAATTAGAACCTGATGAATGTTCAAAATGTTACACAGTTGCAACGCATATGGAACAAAAAATACATCAGACTCCTCGTGATAAAATGCTAAAACACATGTTTCATTTATGTGGAGAACTTAGTACATTTTCGGATGCCTGTTCAGCAAccgttttaacatattttaatacaatatataatcaTTTGCAAGAAAATTTCAATGCTCCAAATATATGCCACTTATCTGGCCAGTGCAGTGATAAATTCCACAAACATGAAGATATAAATAAg ACGTTAAATGTAGAGATTAGACCATTATCTAGTGTGGGTATGGTTGATGTGAGCGATGATCTCCCATGTAAATTATGTGAGCAACTTGTAGGGCATTTAAGAGATCTTTTAGTAGCTAATACTACAGAAGCAGAATTTCAAGTAGTCTTGGAAGGATTATGCAAACAAACAAAATCATTCTCAAGCGAa TGTACTGCAATAGTTGATGAATATTATCCACAAATCTATGAATATCTCACAAAAGAATTAGATAGTAACTTTATTTGCCAAATGAGTGGAATATGCCCTGGTCCTGATAAATCAGTGGAG GATGCACCAATTTGGCCTTTAGTACCTAAATCTGCAGCCAAAATAGGCGTACGTATTTTCCAAAGTGAAAACAAAGATTTGGAAACTGACAAACAAAGTGCAGAATTGAGTAAATCCGAAGTGGAATCGATGCAATTGCCCATTGAAAGATTAATACCTTTCCCTCTATCAGAAGTTTCGTTAGACGTTACTGGAACAGAAAAATGTGCTCTATGCgagtatattttacattatatacAGGATAAAATGACAAATCCTGTTACAGAA GATAAAGTAAAAGATACATTGAAAAAAGTATGTAAGAGATTGCCAGAGTCTATAAAAGATCAATGTACGGAATTCGTAGATACCTATGGAGACGCCGTAGTGGCCATATTAGTTCAAGAAATTGATCCGTCACAA GTGTGTCCAATGCTGCGATTATGTCcatctgaaaaattaataaagttttgGAACAATATTCCAAAAAAATTTACACTCGAAGAAGAAGTACAGAATAAACCGAATTGTCCACTATGCTTGCTTGCTGTCTCACAAATTTATAacgttataaaaaataataagactgag GCAAACATTCAAACCGAGTTGAATAAATTATGTTCGCATTTACCAAACAGTTTGTCTCAGGAATGTGAAAGCTTTGTGCAAGGATACAGTAAAGAACTTATAGAATTGTTACTTGCTGACCTAACACCTCAAGAAATATGTGTATACTTTAAATTATGCGATCCATCCAAAAATCATGATCCAAGCAGTGAATTCGTTACTGACAAAGATGGTGAAATTA TGACTAATGAAATACCAGACACGTCGGTAGCTCCTGTAGCCGATAAAAGTACATTTTGCGTGGTTTGTGAGTTTGCCATGCATTACGTTGACAAAGCACTTGGCAATGAGAAGGAGAAGAGTAAGGTTGAAAAGGCAGTGCATACTGTTTGCAATCATCTTCCAAAAACTATTTCCCGAGAATGTAACCAGTTTGTTGTCAAATATGGTGATGCTGTAATtgatattattacaaaagatgTTAGCCCTAAACAAGTTTGTACCATGATGGGACTTTGTTCAGTATTTGAAAAGAGAGTGAAAG CATATGTAACTGAATGTGCTGTATGCAAATCAATCATATCTGTGATAGACGAACTCATGGATGATTCTAAATATGATAACAATATTGAGCAAGCAGTATCGAAAGCTTGTAAATATGTACCAGCAAATAAACAACACAAG tgTGTTTCATTAATGGATATCTACGAACGAAGCATCGTAAATCTTCTCACGCGCAATGAAACTATGCATACAGTATGCAACAAAATAGCTCTTTGTGCACCTAATGATTTTACAGCAGCAGTGTCTTTGGAAACTTCTCGAATTAAACGATCGTATGAAAAAAATCGTATAAAGCACTGCACATGGGGACCAGTTTACTGGTGTTCCACCAACGAAACAGCTCGCGAATGTAAA gCTGTCGAACATTGCAAAGAAAACGTGTGGAAAGCTGATTTTGCTCCTCCAAAACAAATCACTTTGAGCGAGGCAGAACCCAATATTtaa